A window from uncultured Desulfobacter sp. encodes these proteins:
- a CDS encoding response regulator, whose amino-acid sequence MKCYFLLVFILIVAAMPCNARDFMVEFVEENYMENQDEYAKSPMIYHSLQVRSHAGLKMLVLTGDDSDYRRWLRSYVAQDKGFIVKVPDDENDLFIRSKVYKTDVTNLHPFNPTNWSMANSRVFDVKDLPDSQAWIIAGQKHILVLDQNTKRSELIDSVVKRMGYIGMVEGDPEVALGMFKNQPEKFKMVIVNYDIPGMGSEAFVDQLLKIDHKIPILVETGYNNEKRKHQYLSKFSGAGTVTVTPVALNHLQQTIKELIQPVNG is encoded by the coding sequence ATGAAGTGTTATTTTCTCCTGGTGTTTATCTTGATCGTTGCGGCAATGCCCTGCAACGCCAGAGATTTTATGGTGGAATTTGTAGAAGAAAACTACATGGAAAATCAGGACGAGTACGCCAAATCCCCCATGATTTATCATTCTCTTCAAGTGCGCTCCCATGCGGGTTTAAAGATGCTGGTACTCACCGGGGATGATTCCGATTACCGCAGGTGGCTGCGCAGTTACGTCGCCCAGGATAAGGGGTTTATTGTCAAGGTGCCTGACGATGAAAACGATTTGTTTATTCGTTCAAAAGTCTATAAAACCGATGTGACAAACCTCCATCCGTTTAATCCCACAAACTGGTCAATGGCTAACAGCCGTGTTTTTGACGTCAAAGATCTGCCCGATTCCCAGGCCTGGATTATAGCCGGTCAAAAACATATCCTCGTGCTGGATCAAAATACCAAACGCAGTGAACTTATTGATAGTGTTGTCAAGCGTATGGGATACATCGGCATGGTCGAAGGCGATCCGGAAGTGGCTCTGGGGATGTTTAAAAATCAGCCTGAAAAATTTAAAATGGTCATTGTGAATTACGATATTCCTGGTATGGGGTCCGAAGCTTTTGTTGATCAATTGCTCAAGATTGATCATAAAATCCCAATACTTGTGGAAACAGGATATAATAACGAGAAACGCAAACACCAATATTTGTCAAAATTTTCCGGGGCAGGGACGGTTACGGTGACCCCCGTGGCATTGAACCATCTTCAGCAGACCATAAAAGAATTAATACAACCAGTAAATGGATAA
- a CDS encoding type IV pili methyl-accepting chemotaxis transducer N-terminal domain-containing protein, with product MRIPKGILTKITMIAFCLICSTMQAAAEENITPAQWATIMNLSGRQRMLSQKMTKEILLISLDYNKAENLSALENTATLFDKTLTGLRDGSSELGLPSTSSRRILRQIDMKIVPIWDIFFRQVQGVLEAKNVSPDQLSAVIENNIPLLSEMNKCVKLYEKEASKSGVEMDPKLAVTINLAGKQRMLTQKMSKEFLLIAKNVQTEANRLNLQETYNLFDRTLKGLMDGDQMLELPGTKDAAIRAQLGKVQSLWDGFAPLMTYAAKTNGAVSAEKIGEVAQKNLPLLSEMNKAVKMYENQAAN from the coding sequence ATGCGTATTCCCAAAGGCATCCTCACCAAAATCACAATGATAGCATTCTGTCTGATCTGTTCTACCATGCAGGCCGCAGCAGAAGAAAACATTACCCCTGCCCAATGGGCGACCATCATGAATCTTTCGGGCCGTCAGCGCATGCTGTCCCAGAAAATGACCAAAGAGATTCTTTTAATCAGTCTCGATTATAACAAAGCTGAAAATTTATCCGCACTTGAAAACACGGCAACCCTTTTTGATAAGACCTTAACCGGCTTGCGGGACGGCTCATCAGAATTAGGGCTTCCTTCCACCTCGTCAAGACGGATTCTTCGCCAGATCGACATGAAAATCGTACCCATATGGGACATTTTTTTTCGCCAGGTCCAGGGCGTTTTAGAAGCCAAAAATGTATCCCCGGATCAGCTCTCCGCTGTGATAGAAAACAATATTCCTTTGCTCAGTGAAATGAATAAATGTGTTAAACTTTACGAAAAAGAAGCCTCCAAATCCGGCGTGGAAATGGATCCCAAGCTGGCTGTCACCATTAACCTGGCAGGAAAACAACGTATGCTGACCCAGAAAATGTCCAAGGAGTTTCTGCTCATTGCCAAAAATGTCCAAACCGAAGCCAATCGGTTAAACCTCCAGGAGACTTACAATTTATTTGACAGAACCCTTAAAGGGTTGATGGATGGCGATCAAATGCTTGAACTTCCCGGGACCAAGGATGCGGCCATCCGGGCCCAATTAGGCAAAGTTCAGTCTCTGTGGGATGGTTTTGCCCCCCTTATGACGTATGCTGCAAAAACAAATGGTGCCGTTTCTGCTGAAAAAATTGGAGAAGTGGCCCAAAAGAATCTGCCGCTTCTTTCAGAGATGAACAAGGCTGTGAAGATGTACGAAAACCAGGCCGCCAATTAA
- a CDS encoding pyruvate, water dikinase regulatory protein, translated as MKEILGTGKFQMIYIASCGEGVNAFHLVESTLVQFPDSEITVVKVPRIRTESQVDDLFDKVKDIESIIVHTIVDSNLRKYITRQGMEHQVVTIDLMGPIISRIETFLDRKPLETPGLYREIHLVNLEQVSAIDFALAHDDGLNPETITEAEIVLIGLSRAGKTPLSMYMSVLGWKVANIPFVPGVPMPQTLDLVDRRRVFALNINQEQLQAHRRMRQESLGAKDIYAYSGKEEIEREIEHAQKYFITKGYSMVNVSNKPIETSAEEIIEMVTRRFRGNAHIRDFIQNPGSRQSDLNL; from the coding sequence ATGAAAGAGATACTTGGAACCGGCAAATTCCAAATGATTTACATTGCCTCCTGCGGTGAGGGCGTCAACGCCTTTCATCTCGTGGAATCCACCCTTGTACAGTTTCCCGATTCCGAGATTACCGTTGTAAAAGTTCCCAGGATACGCACGGAAAGCCAGGTCGATGATCTTTTTGATAAGGTCAAGGATATTGAAAGCATTATTGTTCATACCATTGTTGATTCAAATCTTCGCAAGTATATTACGCGCCAGGGCATGGAGCATCAGGTTGTTACCATTGATCTGATGGGCCCCATTATTTCAAGGATCGAAACATTCCTTGACCGCAAGCCGTTGGAAACACCGGGGCTCTATAGAGAAATTCACCTGGTGAACCTGGAACAGGTCTCGGCCATTGATTTTGCCCTGGCCCATGATGACGGTTTAAATCCGGAAACCATCACTGAGGCCGAGATTGTGCTGATCGGGCTGTCCAGGGCCGGAAAAACGCCGTTGTCTATGTATATGAGCGTTCTTGGGTGGAAAGTGGCCAATATTCCTTTTGTCCCGGGCGTTCCCATGCCCCAGACCCTGGATCTTGTGGACCGGCGCCGGGTGTTTGCGCTGAACATCAACCAGGAACAGCTGCAGGCGCACAGAAGGATGCGCCAGGAGAGTTTAGGGGCAAAGGATATCTACGCCTATTCCGGCAAGGAAGAAATTGAAAGGGAGATCGAGCACGCCCAAAAATATTTTATCACCAAAGGCTATTCCATGGTCAATGTGAGCAATAAACCCATAGAAACCAGCGCCGAAGAGATTATTGAAATGGTTACGCGCAGGTTCAGGGGCAATGCCCATATAAGAGATTTTATTCAAAATCCGGGCAGCCGGCAAAGCGATTTGAATTTGTGA
- a CDS encoding methyl-accepting chemotaxis protein: MKLKTKIILLGVLNIALQLIILLLIFNIFSSLLTGFSTIIGKADQNRSVTQASRQDIVNTMAKVNIMVERMTQLNALTVETNNSIKILEKKISGSALKLTWLSKTIDGLLDNIDDQTIQDQLFDMADSVGNLQEIMKREALVSLHVAVKTMDESAGKMNEELESVRAFSEHISKTQEISDQVSQGSQEILSVSQAFAKSIETNRFFLLCVVVIFACVTAGFSILVRRSITTPMQRVVYMVKDVAQGEGDLTKRLEIKNKKDELGELSLWFNQFIERLDRIIIDIGKAAEKVMDESKSVLTFSGKMAEGAEDFSKKSEAMSVATDRMTTSMRTIASFGERAAEHMGMISDSASQMSGSLEQITQECNRAKEMSDEASLKVEDATQRVASLGGAAEEISKVMEVITDIAEQTNLLALNATIEAAKAGESGKGFAVVAQEIKALAGQTAQATQDIKAKVSGIQNSTQDTILDVTKISEIILNVDGVVKHIADSLKEQLSTFQDVAISIEQASGSMGEISGNVVENSHLSAEISGGVSGMNDVAGQMTQNSHQMNQNATSLSDLSVTLSHMISEFKVSKS, from the coding sequence ATGAAGCTGAAGACAAAAATAATTCTTCTGGGCGTATTGAATATCGCATTGCAATTAATAATACTTTTGCTGATTTTTAATATCTTTTCATCCTTGCTCACCGGATTTTCAACGATTATCGGAAAGGCCGACCAGAACAGGAGCGTTACCCAGGCGTCACGACAGGATATTGTAAATACAATGGCCAAGGTCAATATCATGGTAGAGCGGATGACACAGCTTAACGCGCTTACTGTGGAGACCAATAATTCAATTAAAATTTTGGAAAAAAAGATTTCGGGCAGCGCCTTGAAACTCACATGGTTATCAAAAACCATTGATGGCCTTCTTGACAATATTGATGACCAGACGATTCAAGATCAGCTTTTTGATATGGCTGACAGCGTTGGAAATCTTCAGGAAATTATGAAGAGAGAAGCCTTGGTCAGTCTTCATGTCGCAGTGAAAACCATGGACGAATCTGCCGGGAAGATGAATGAGGAGTTGGAAAGCGTTCGTGCTTTTTCTGAACATATCAGCAAAACCCAAGAGATCAGTGATCAGGTTAGCCAGGGAAGCCAGGAAATATTATCCGTATCCCAAGCCTTTGCAAAATCCATTGAAACGAATCGTTTCTTCCTTTTATGTGTGGTGGTTATTTTTGCATGTGTAACCGCTGGATTCAGTATTCTTGTCAGACGATCAATAACGACACCTATGCAGCGGGTGGTTTACATGGTCAAAGATGTTGCCCAAGGCGAAGGGGACTTGACCAAACGATTGGAAATAAAGAATAAAAAAGATGAGCTTGGGGAGCTCTCTTTATGGTTCAATCAGTTTATTGAGCGCCTGGACAGAATCATCATTGATATTGGCAAAGCGGCAGAAAAGGTCATGGACGAGTCTAAATCCGTTTTGACATTTTCCGGGAAAATGGCAGAGGGGGCTGAGGATTTTTCCAAAAAATCAGAAGCCATGTCCGTCGCCACCGACCGGATGACCACAAGCATGAGAACCATTGCATCCTTTGGGGAGCGGGCGGCAGAACATATGGGGATGATTTCTGATTCTGCCTCCCAGATGAGCGGCTCGTTGGAGCAAATCACCCAGGAGTGTAACCGGGCCAAGGAAATGTCCGATGAGGCATCCCTTAAAGTTGAAGATGCCACCCAGCGGGTCGCATCACTTGGGGGCGCTGCAGAAGAGATATCAAAGGTCATGGAGGTCATTACGGATATCGCCGAACAGACGAATCTTTTGGCCTTGAATGCGACCATTGAGGCGGCAAAGGCGGGAGAATCAGGTAAAGGCTTTGCCGTTGTTGCCCAGGAGATAAAGGCCCTGGCCGGTCAAACGGCCCAGGCGACCCAAGATATCAAGGCAAAGGTCTCCGGCATTCAGAATTCGACCCAGGATACCATATTAGATGTAACAAAGATTTCTGAAATCATCTTGAACGTAGACGGGGTGGTGAAACACATCGCAGATTCCCTTAAAGAGCAGCTGTCCACGTTCCAGGATGTGGCCATAAGCATTGAGCAGGCCTCCGGCAGTATGGGCGAAATTTCTGGGAATGTAGTGGAAAACTCACACCTTTCTGCTGAAATTTCAGGCGGGGTTTCAGGGATGAATGATGTGGCCGGGCAGATGACCCAAAACAGTCATCAGATGAACCAGAATGCAACCAGCCTCTCTGATCTGTCCGTTACCTTAAGCCATATGATTTCCGAGTTCAAGGTTTCAAAATCTTGA
- a CDS encoding peptide chain release factor-like protein: protein MPGPDIEKIKALEEKMTHLGIYKKDILEKFIKSSGRGGQKVNKSCSAVFLTHLPTRISVKFGKHRSQHLNRFMALRLLVEKIEKLQSGIPDATARKLGRAKKQKQRRRKKALNKVQDKIEN, encoded by the coding sequence ATGCCCGGTCCTGATATAGAGAAAATAAAAGCCCTTGAAGAGAAGATGACTCATCTGGGTATTTACAAAAAAGATATCCTGGAAAAATTTATAAAATCCTCGGGGCGTGGCGGCCAGAAAGTCAATAAATCCTGCTCTGCCGTATTTTTGACCCACTTGCCTACCCGAATAAGCGTAAAATTCGGGAAACACAGATCCCAGCATTTGAACCGGTTTATGGCCCTGCGGCTCCTGGTGGAAAAAATTGAAAAGCTTCAATCCGGGATCCCCGATGCCACAGCCCGGAAATTAGGCCGGGCAAAAAAACAGAAGCAGCGGCGAAGAAAAAAAGCACTGAATAAAGTTCAGGACAAAATAGAAAACTAA